The Streptomyces noursei ATCC 11455 sequence GTACGGAGTGCGGCGTCAACGCGGACTGCGGGTTGGCGGCGGAATCGGGCAGTTCCACGGCGGTGAACGCGTCGCCCAGTTCGCGGCGCAGGAACGCGAACCGGTCGCTCGGCACCAGGCGGTCGCCCTGGAATCGCAGGCCCATCACCGAAAGGCCCTCGCGCTCGCAGCGGCCCCGGACGGTGGCGAGGTCCTCGGGCGAGATGTCGATGCCCCCGGCCCGGCTCCTGGTCAGGGCCAGGGGCAGCGAGGGCTGGGACAGCACGGGGGCGATCAGCCGGTCGTCGACGGCCATGGCCAGGGCGAAGCCGCCGGTCAGGCACATGCCGACGGCCCCGACGCCGGGCCCGCCACAACGCTCGTGCTCCTGCGCGGCCAGGGCCCGCAGCCAGGTCACCACCGCAGAGGACTTCCCGGTGGCGAGCAGCGTGAACTCCCGGCTCACACAGACCTTCCGGGCCGTCGAGACGGTGTACAGCGTGGACTTCAGCCACCCGACGTGGTGGGGGTCGGCATCGCGACCGGGGGTGCCGAACAGTACCGGGAGCACGGCGGTGCAGCCGATGGCGGCGACGCGCTCCGCGAACTCCAGCACCTTCGGCGTGATGCCGGGAACCTCCGCCAGCACCACCACCGCGGGCCCGGTGCCACGTCGGAGGATCCGGCGCGTGACGCCGTCGTGGGTGAAGTGGTCGCGGTCGAACCCGGTCAGGTCATGGTCTGCCATCGAATACCACCGTTGCGATTGATGTCCGGTCGGGGACCGGTCGGGTCGGATGTGCCTGCCGGGCCAGGACGCCTCGCCTCGCCCTCATCCGGTGCGCTGCCACGCGACATTACCCGCCGGTCACCCGTGCCCCGGCCGTCGCGTCGTCCGCCTTGCCACCGGGGTCGCCCAATTCCCAGCCCCGGAAGGAACAGAACACGATGAGGACGCCGCCGCAGACGATCGCCCAGTCGGCGAGGTTCATCACGCTGAAGCCGCGGACGGCGATGAAGTCGACGACCGCGCCCTGCAGGCCCCCGGGGGACCGGAAGAGGCGGTCCGTCAGATTCCCGAGCGCACCACCGAGCAGGAGGCCCAGCGCGATCGCCCACGGGACGCTGTAGAGCTTGCGTGCCAGGCGGACGATCGCCACGACGACGGCCACCGCGATCACGGTGAACAGGATGGTCATCGCGCCGCCCATGCCGAACGCCGCGCCGGAGTTGCGCGTCACCCGCAGCTCCAGCCAGGCGCCGAGCACCGGGACGGGATCGCGGTACTCCAACTTCTCCACCACTGCCAGCTTGCTGCACAGGTCGATCAGGTAGGCGCAGCCCGCCACCGCCAACAGCAGGAGGACACGCCGTCTGCCGCGCACCGGCTCTGCCTTCTCTCCTCCGCCTCCGGAATCTCCCGGGTCCGCGGCTTCCGCATCTGTCGTGCGCCTCGAATGCGTCAAGTTCACTCACCTCGAAGTCGGTTGGGCAGCCCACCTTAATCAGGGTGAACTCGGCGGGGCGTCAGGGCGTAGCCATGGGCGACGAATGGTGGCTGACCAGGCGGTTCACCACGCTGCGGGGACGCCTTGGCCGCCACGCACCGGTTCAGGGAATTCTCTGCATATACAGGTAAACGGTGCTTCACGTAAGGTCCCGGACGGACCCCAAGAACTGGGACGCACAGGTCCGGGGTACCGGGGAAGCGAGGGAAGTCGTTGGTGTCCGGTGAGTGCCTGTTTCGCGGGGTCG is a genomic window containing:
- a CDS encoding dienelactone hydrolase family protein codes for the protein MADHDLTGFDRDHFTHDGVTRRILRRGTGPAVVVLAEVPGITPKVLEFAERVAAIGCTAVLPVLFGTPGRDADPHHVGWLKSTLYTVSTARKVCVSREFTLLATGKSSAVVTWLRALAAQEHERCGGPGVGAVGMCLTGGFALAMAVDDRLIAPVLSQPSLPLALTRSRAGGIDISPEDLATVRGRCEREGLSVMGLRFQGDRLVPSDRFAFLRRELGDAFTAVELPDSAANPQSALTPHSVLTEHLVDEPGQPTREALDDVLDLFRTRLLGESHDADETVPSTQTGE
- the lspA gene encoding signal peptidase II gives rise to the protein MTHSRRTTDAEAADPGDSGGGGEKAEPVRGRRRVLLLLAVAGCAYLIDLCSKLAVVEKLEYRDPVPVLGAWLELRVTRNSGAAFGMGGAMTILFTVIAVAVVVAIVRLARKLYSVPWAIALGLLLGGALGNLTDRLFRSPGGLQGAVVDFIAVRGFSVMNLADWAIVCGGVLIVFCSFRGWELGDPGGKADDATAGARVTGG